One Streptomyces sp. V4I8 genomic window carries:
- a CDS encoding VWA-like domain-containing protein: protein MHATRVRPYLATALFALHVVESRRVPTMAVDRHWRCYVSPAFVERTPVEELAGVWVHEVSHLLRDHHGRGDRVARERGLSGPGERLRMNIAADCEINDDVYGDGLARPEGAVEPATLLLPEGELMEDYLRQFRLGPRTQDLAWLDCGSGADGLEREWDLGADGAHGLSTQERDAVRFRVAQGITGRPGSASQGWQRWAEEAFHPPQPWRELLGAALRSAAGGPGAGEDYTYGRPSRRSASVPGAVLPSLRRTPPRVSVVIDTSGSVSDAELGSALLEVAAISRAVGGRRDLVSVVPCDAAAGGVHRLCRAEGIPLVGGGGTDLRAGFARALRTRPRPDVVVVLTDGQTPWPSERPPCRTVVGLFPRQRGYRPYDEDDPEYVPDTPPAWARVVDIG, encoded by the coding sequence CTGCACGCCACCCGAGTCCGCCCTTACCTCGCGACCGCCCTGTTCGCCCTGCACGTCGTCGAGTCGAGGCGGGTGCCGACGATGGCCGTCGACCGGCACTGGCGGTGCTATGTGTCGCCGGCGTTCGTGGAACGGACGCCGGTGGAGGAGTTGGCCGGGGTGTGGGTGCACGAGGTGTCGCATCTGCTGCGGGACCATCACGGGCGCGGCGACCGGGTGGCGCGTGAGCGGGGGTTGAGCGGACCGGGGGAGCGGCTGCGGATGAACATCGCCGCGGACTGCGAGATCAACGACGACGTGTACGGGGACGGGCTGGCCCGGCCCGAGGGGGCCGTCGAGCCGGCGACCCTGCTGCTGCCCGAGGGCGAGCTCATGGAGGACTATCTGCGCCAGTTCCGGCTGGGGCCGCGTACCCAGGACCTGGCCTGGCTGGACTGCGGCAGCGGCGCAGACGGGCTGGAGCGGGAGTGGGATCTGGGGGCGGACGGCGCGCACGGGCTGAGCACTCAGGAACGGGACGCCGTCCGGTTCCGGGTCGCGCAGGGCATCACCGGGCGTCCGGGCAGCGCCTCGCAGGGGTGGCAGCGGTGGGCGGAGGAGGCGTTCCATCCGCCGCAGCCCTGGCGGGAGTTGCTGGGGGCGGCCTTGCGGTCGGCCGCCGGAGGCCCTGGCGCGGGCGAGGACTACACGTACGGCCGCCCGTCGCGCCGCTCCGCCTCGGTGCCCGGCGCCGTCCTGCCGAGCCTGCGGCGCACGCCGCCCCGCGTCAGCGTCGTCATCGACACCTCCGGGTCGGTGAGCGACGCCGAACTGGGCAGCGCGCTCCTGGAGGTCGCCGCGATCTCCCGTGCCGTGGGCGGGCGCCGCGATCTGGTCAGCGTGGTGCCGTGCGACGCGGCGGCCGGGGGTGTGCACCGGCTGTGCCGGGCTGAGGGAATTCCGCTGGTGGGGGGCGGGGGTACGGATCTGCGCGCGGGCTTCGCCAGGGCGCTGCGCACGCGGCCCCGGCCCGATGTCGTCGTGGTCCTGACGGATGGTCAGACACCGTGGCCGAGCGAGCGACCGCCGTGCCGGACGGTCGTGGGGCTCTTCCCGCGACAGCGCGGGTACCGGCCGTACGACGAGGACGATCCCGAGTACGTGCCGGACACACCGCCCGCGTGGGCGCGGGTGGTTGACATCGGGTAG
- a CDS encoding signal peptide protein, giving the protein MSLKISRPRVAALALMAALVGVVTAGPAVAATPQTTTATSTALPGRTPAIPTEFVDLSTSALVADQARHEVTVTYRNESSADRTVAPQLLVESPDAGPFLTPADIQVERRTATGCWEAVELGSQTGTLFTDLTAAQRTLHAGDTLTEVYRITVLNPEAEGTVHPRVALYG; this is encoded by the coding sequence GTGTCGTTGAAGATCAGCCGCCCCAGGGTCGCCGCCCTGGCCCTCATGGCCGCGCTCGTGGGCGTCGTCACGGCAGGACCGGCCGTGGCGGCCACGCCGCAGACCACCACCGCGACGTCCACGGCCCTGCCCGGCCGGACGCCCGCCATACCCACCGAGTTCGTGGACCTCTCCACGAGCGCCCTCGTCGCCGACCAGGCGCGCCACGAGGTCACCGTCACCTACCGCAACGAATCGTCGGCGGACCGGACGGTCGCCCCGCAGCTCCTCGTGGAGTCGCCGGACGCCGGGCCGTTCCTGACGCCGGCCGACATCCAGGTCGAGCGGCGCACCGCGACCGGCTGCTGGGAGGCCGTGGAACTCGGCAGCCAGACCGGCACCTTGTTCACCGACCTCACCGCCGCGCAGCGCACGCTGCACGCGGGGGACACCTTGACGGAGGTCTACCGGATCACCGTCCTCAACCCCGAGGCCGAGGGCACCGTGCACCCGAGGGTGGCGCTCTACGGCTGA
- a CDS encoding MMPL family transporter, with translation MATFLYRVGRLAFRRRWYVALVWAAVLAAVGLGALKAPGAVDEEFSMPGIESQKAFDLMEERFPGATADGATARVVFVAPGGEKVTATEHKKAVEAAVAELGDGAQVASAVDPFQARAVSEDGTTAYSTVTYKVGAGELSDASKTHLGEALAQTRDSGLTVEAGGSAMDEGGGPGGMAEVIGVAIAAVVLLVTFGSLAAAGLPLLTAVIGVGVSMAAILALSAALGLSTTTGTLAMMLGLAVGIDYALFVVSRYREERAKGRTPQEATGLAVGTAGSAVVFAGLTVVIALAGLSVVGIPMLTKMGLAAAGAVVVAVLIALTLVPAFLGFWPNAVLSRRARKSGRVEGTGHDNGGTRWARFVLRRPLPVLLLGVVGLGALALPMTDLQLGMPGDEAKSTSTTERRAYDALAEAFGPGFNGPLTVVVDAKGDEDAKGAVSSISEEIGGTKGVVSVSPARFNDADDTAVFSVVPSTAPTDEKTKDLVTTIRGERAGVEAETGATFEVTGTTAMNIDIAGKVQGALVPYLIVVVGLAIVLLLVVFRSLLVPLKAALGFLLSVLASLGAVVVVFQQGHGAELLGVEQTGPIMSLMPIFLVGIVFGLAMDYEVFLVSRMREAYVHGESAQQAVTSGFRHSARVVVAAALIMIAVFAGFIGESDSMIKMIGFGLATAVLLDAFVVRMAIVPAVLALLGDKAWWLPKWLDRVLPRVDVEGEALSRRAETEVEAERDPAAAADLEVART, from the coding sequence GTGGCTACTTTCCTGTATCGAGTGGGCCGTCTGGCCTTCCGGCGGCGCTGGTACGTCGCCCTGGTCTGGGCGGCCGTCCTGGCCGCCGTCGGACTGGGCGCGCTCAAGGCCCCGGGCGCGGTCGACGAGGAGTTCTCGATGCCGGGCATCGAGTCGCAGAAGGCGTTCGACCTGATGGAGGAGCGCTTCCCGGGCGCGACGGCCGACGGCGCCACCGCGCGGGTCGTGTTCGTCGCGCCGGGTGGTGAGAAGGTGACCGCCACCGAGCACAAGAAGGCCGTCGAGGCGGCCGTGGCCGAGCTGGGCGACGGGGCGCAGGTGGCGAGCGCCGTCGACCCGTTCCAGGCGCGGGCGGTCAGCGAGGACGGTACGACGGCGTACTCGACCGTCACCTACAAGGTCGGGGCCGGCGAGCTCAGCGACGCGAGCAAGACGCACCTGGGGGAGGCCCTGGCGCAGACCCGGGACTCCGGGCTGACCGTCGAGGCCGGCGGAAGCGCCATGGACGAGGGTGGTGGTCCGGGCGGGATGGCCGAGGTCATCGGCGTCGCGATAGCCGCCGTCGTACTCCTCGTCACCTTCGGGTCCCTCGCCGCCGCCGGGCTGCCGCTGCTGACCGCCGTCATCGGCGTCGGCGTCAGCATGGCGGCCATCCTGGCGCTGTCCGCCGCCCTCGGGCTGTCCACCACCACCGGCACCCTCGCCATGATGCTGGGCCTCGCGGTCGGCATCGACTACGCCCTGTTCGTCGTCTCGCGGTACCGGGAGGAGCGCGCCAAGGGCCGTACGCCGCAGGAGGCGACCGGTCTCGCGGTCGGTACGGCCGGCTCCGCGGTCGTCTTCGCCGGGCTCACCGTCGTCATCGCGCTGGCCGGGCTCTCGGTCGTCGGCATCCCGATGCTCACCAAGATGGGGCTGGCCGCGGCGGGCGCGGTCGTCGTGGCCGTGCTGATCGCGCTGACGCTCGTCCCGGCGTTCCTCGGCTTCTGGCCGAACGCCGTACTTTCGAGGCGGGCCCGCAAGAGCGGCCGTGTGGAAGGGACCGGCCACGACAACGGCGGGACCCGCTGGGCGCGGTTCGTGCTGCGGCGTCCCCTGCCCGTGCTGCTGCTCGGTGTCGTCGGACTCGGAGCGCTCGCCCTGCCGATGACCGACCTTCAGCTGGGCATGCCCGGTGACGAGGCCAAGTCGACGTCCACCACCGAGCGGCGGGCCTACGACGCGCTCGCCGAGGCCTTCGGGCCGGGCTTCAACGGGCCGTTGACCGTCGTCGTGGACGCCAAGGGCGACGAGGACGCCAAGGGCGCCGTCAGCAGTATCTCCGAGGAGATCGGTGGCACCAAGGGTGTCGTGTCCGTCTCTCCGGCCCGCTTCAACGACGCCGATGACACCGCCGTCTTCTCCGTCGTGCCGTCCACCGCGCCGACCGACGAGAAGACCAAGGACCTGGTGACCACCATCCGGGGCGAGCGGGCCGGGGTCGAGGCCGAGACCGGGGCGACCTTCGAGGTCACCGGCACCACCGCGATGAACATCGACATCGCAGGCAAGGTGCAGGGCGCGCTGGTGCCGTATCTGATCGTGGTGGTCGGGCTGGCGATCGTGCTGCTGCTGGTCGTCTTCCGGTCGCTGCTCGTCCCGCTGAAGGCGGCCCTCGGCTTCCTGCTGTCGGTACTGGCGTCCCTCGGCGCCGTGGTCGTGGTGTTCCAGCAGGGGCACGGCGCCGAACTCCTGGGCGTGGAGCAGACCGGGCCGATCATGAGCCTGATGCCGATCTTCCTGGTGGGCATCGTCTTCGGACTCGCCATGGACTACGAGGTCTTCCTCGTCTCGCGGATGCGGGAGGCGTACGTCCACGGCGAGTCGGCCCAGCAGGCGGTCACGTCCGGCTTCCGGCACAGCGCCCGCGTGGTCGTGGCCGCCGCGCTGATCATGATCGCGGTCTTCGCCGGGTTCATCGGGGAGAGCGACTCCATGATCAAGATGATCGGCTTCGGCCTCGCCACCGCCGTCCTGCTCGACGCCTTCGTCGTACGGATGGCGATCGTGCCGGCCGTGCTCGCCCTGCTCGGCGACAAGGCCTGGTGGCTGCCGAAGTGGCTGGACCGGGTCCTTCCCCGCGTGGACGTGGAGGGGGAGGCGCTCAGCCGACGGGCGGAGACGGAGGTGGAGGCGGAGAGGGACCCGGCCGCGGCGGCCGACCTGGAAGTCGCGCGTACCTGA
- a CDS encoding sensor histidine kinase, with protein sequence MITSPERRYADRIEGFSERHPLAVDVVLVMALMGCATLGGMLTLPGADPPDQDGTAVALLGLSCLVLLKHRTHPRTALVVSGACGVIVVALGYLLTPLLLAPVMAALYWLATLADRRTTRVYGITTVVAVIVAAAISDSMEHVSLLLRTIGPLFWLMLPLAAGTMTRLRRAYLAAVQARAEHAERTREEEARLRVTEERMRIARELHDVVAHHMALANAQAGTAAHLALTSPEQTKAILTDLTGTTSSALRELKATLGLLRQNDDPDSAPLEPSPGLARLPELVSACASAGLEVTVTTEGEPQRLSPGVDLTAYRIVQEALTNVTKHASTQAAQVRFEYAGTRLMITVSNDGPVARRASESAAEDAQSRGFGLMGMRERARSIGGELCAGHRPEGGFEVTTALPLQPYGAEEGAAPA encoded by the coding sequence ATGATCACCAGCCCGGAGCGGCGCTACGCGGACCGCATCGAGGGGTTCTCGGAGCGCCACCCCCTCGCCGTCGACGTGGTGCTGGTCATGGCGCTGATGGGCTGCGCCACCCTCGGCGGCATGCTCACCCTGCCCGGCGCCGACCCGCCGGACCAGGACGGGACCGCCGTCGCCCTCCTGGGCCTGTCCTGCCTCGTCCTGCTGAAGCACCGCACGCACCCGCGCACCGCCCTCGTCGTGTCCGGGGCCTGCGGCGTGATCGTGGTCGCGCTCGGGTACCTGCTCACTCCCCTGCTGCTGGCACCCGTCATGGCGGCGCTCTACTGGCTGGCCACTCTCGCCGACCGCAGGACCACCCGCGTCTACGGCATCACCACGGTGGTGGCGGTGATCGTCGCGGCGGCGATCTCCGACTCCATGGAACACGTCTCGCTGCTGCTCAGAACGATCGGCCCGTTGTTCTGGCTGATGCTGCCCCTGGCCGCCGGGACCATGACCCGGCTGCGCCGCGCCTACCTGGCGGCGGTGCAGGCCCGTGCCGAACACGCCGAGCGCACCCGGGAGGAGGAGGCCCGGCTGCGTGTCACCGAGGAGCGCATGCGGATCGCCCGTGAGCTGCACGACGTCGTCGCCCACCACATGGCCCTCGCCAACGCCCAGGCCGGTACGGCCGCGCACCTGGCGCTGACCAGTCCGGAGCAGACGAAGGCGATCCTCACCGACCTGACCGGCACCACGTCGTCCGCGCTGCGCGAGCTGAAGGCCACGCTGGGGCTGCTGCGGCAGAACGACGACCCGGACTCCGCCCCGCTGGAGCCGTCGCCGGGGCTCGCCCGACTGCCCGAGCTGGTCTCGGCGTGCGCGTCGGCCGGACTCGAGGTCACGGTCACCACGGAGGGCGAGCCGCAGCGCCTGTCCCCGGGTGTCGACCTGACCGCCTACCGCATCGTCCAGGAAGCTCTCACCAACGTCACCAAGCACGCCTCCACCCAGGCCGCGCAGGTCCGGTTCGAGTACGCGGGTACGCGGCTGATGATCACGGTCAGCAACGACGGGCCGGTCGCTCGCAGGGCCTCCGAGTCCGCGGCCGAGGACGCGCAGAGCCGGGGCTTCGGTCTCATGGGCATGCGCGAACGCGCCCGCTCCATCGGTGGCGAGCTGTGCGCCGGTCACCGCCCCGAGGGCGGTTTCGAGGTCACCACCGCGCTGCCGCTCCAGCCGTACGGCGCCGAAGAGGGCGCGGCGCCCGCGTAG
- a CDS encoding SLC13 family permease produces the protein MNTPLAETLSVAMLALVLVCAVVRPFNWPEAVVAVPAAALVVATGAISPGPALDEAERLGPVIGFLAAVLVLARLCDDEGLFQACGAWMARTAAGRPRRLLAQVFLAASAITAVLSLDATVVLLTPVVFATAARLGARPKPHVYACTHLSNTASLLLPVSNLTNLLAFAASGLGFTRFAALMALPWVAAIAVEYVVFRRFFATDLDAGAQAPPTGDAPELPLFALVTVACTLAGFVLTSALGIDPAWAALAGAAVLAVRALLRRRTTPKALLRSASVPFLAFVLALGIVVRAVVDNGLDTALGHLIPDGTGLPALLGIAALAAVLANVINNLPAVLVLLPLASASGPGAVLAVLLGVNIGPNLTYAGSLATLLWRRIVHAHDAEVELGEFTRLGLYAVPASLGASVLALWASLALVGA, from the coding sequence CTGAACACCCCGCTCGCGGAGACCCTGTCCGTGGCCATGCTGGCGCTCGTGCTGGTCTGTGCCGTCGTCCGTCCCTTCAACTGGCCGGAGGCGGTGGTCGCCGTCCCGGCCGCGGCGCTGGTGGTGGCCACCGGGGCGATCTCCCCGGGCCCCGCGCTGGACGAGGCCGAACGGCTCGGGCCGGTGATCGGCTTCCTCGCGGCCGTACTGGTCCTCGCCCGGCTCTGCGACGACGAGGGGTTGTTCCAGGCCTGCGGGGCCTGGATGGCGCGTACGGCGGCGGGCCGGCCGCGCCGGCTGCTGGCGCAGGTGTTCCTGGCCGCGTCGGCGATCACGGCCGTACTGAGCCTGGACGCCACGGTGGTGCTGCTCACCCCGGTGGTGTTCGCCACCGCCGCCCGGCTCGGCGCCCGCCCCAAACCGCACGTCTACGCCTGCACCCACCTCTCGAACACGGCCTCCCTGCTCCTGCCGGTGTCCAACCTGACCAACTTGCTGGCGTTCGCGGCCAGCGGGCTCGGCTTCACCCGGTTCGCCGCGCTGATGGCGCTGCCGTGGGTGGCCGCGATCGCCGTGGAGTACGTGGTCTTCCGGCGCTTCTTCGCCACCGACCTGGACGCCGGGGCCCAGGCCCCGCCCACCGGCGACGCCCCCGAACTGCCCCTGTTCGCCCTGGTGACCGTGGCGTGCACGCTGGCCGGATTCGTGCTGACCTCGGCCCTGGGCATCGATCCCGCGTGGGCGGCCCTCGCGGGCGCGGCGGTCCTCGCCGTACGGGCCCTGCTGCGGCGCCGTACGACGCCGAAGGCGCTGCTGCGGTCGGCCTCGGTGCCGTTCCTGGCCTTCGTCCTGGCCCTGGGGATCGTGGTCCGCGCGGTCGTCGACAACGGACTCGACACGGCGCTGGGCCACCTGATCCCCGACGGCACCGGGCTGCCGGCGCTGCTCGGCATCGCCGCGCTGGCCGCCGTACTGGCCAACGTCATCAACAATCTGCCCGCGGTCCTGGTCCTGCTGCCCCTGGCCTCCGCGTCGGGCCCCGGCGCCGTCCTCGCCGTACTGCTCGGGGTGAACATCGGCCCCAACCTCACCTACGCCGGCTCCCTGGCCACCCTCCTGTGGCGGCGTATCGTCCACGCCCACGACGCGGAGGTGGAGCTGGGCGAGTTCACCCGGCTCGGCCTGTACGCCGTACCGGCGAGCCTGGGCGCCTCGGTGCTGGCGCTGTGGGCGTCACTGGCCCTGGTGGGAGCCTGA
- a CDS encoding LacI family DNA-binding transcriptional regulator: MADVARIAGVSSQTVSRVSNGFPGVTEETRQQVMAAMRELGYRPNSAARALKRGEFRTLGVITFSLSTHGNIRTLEAIATSAAQHGYAVTLLPVAVPTQDEVNGAFSRLGELAVDAVIVIMEIHLLDAATVSLPPGVQVVVADSDAGDRYTVVDTDQAGGARDAVRHLLDLGHATVWHLAGPEDSFAAQRRANAWRGALTEAGVAPPPLVRGDWSAESGYRAGLRLAEQRDCTAVFAANDQMALGLLRALHERGREVPHDVSVIGFDDLPESASFLPPLTTIHQDFAEVGRLCVEGVIGKMRHGDTAHGTTLVPTRLVPRESTAPPRTARAAASPRSGSHQGQ, translated from the coding sequence ATGGCCGACGTCGCGCGGATCGCAGGCGTCTCCTCCCAGACGGTCTCCCGTGTCTCCAACGGCTTCCCGGGCGTGACCGAGGAGACCCGGCAGCAGGTCATGGCCGCGATGCGGGAGCTGGGCTACCGGCCCAACAGCGCCGCACGGGCCCTCAAACGGGGTGAGTTCCGCACCCTCGGCGTGATCACCTTCTCCCTCTCCACCCACGGCAACATCCGCACCCTGGAGGCGATCGCGACCTCCGCCGCCCAGCACGGTTACGCCGTCACGCTGCTGCCCGTGGCCGTCCCCACCCAGGACGAGGTGAACGGCGCCTTCTCCCGCCTCGGGGAGCTCGCCGTGGACGCGGTCATCGTCATCATGGAGATCCATCTCCTCGACGCGGCCACGGTCTCCCTGCCGCCCGGCGTCCAGGTCGTGGTGGCCGACTCGGACGCCGGTGACCGCTACACCGTCGTCGACACCGACCAGGCGGGCGGCGCCCGCGACGCCGTACGGCATCTGCTGGACCTCGGCCATGCCACGGTGTGGCACCTGGCCGGGCCGGAGGACTCCTTCGCCGCCCAGCGCCGGGCCAACGCGTGGCGGGGCGCCCTCACGGAGGCGGGCGTGGCCCCACCGCCCCTGGTGCGCGGCGACTGGTCGGCGGAGTCGGGTTACCGGGCCGGTCTGCGACTGGCCGAGCAGCGGGACTGCACGGCGGTGTTCGCGGCCAACGACCAGATGGCGCTGGGCCTGCTGCGCGCCCTGCACGAACGCGGCCGCGAGGTCCCCCACGACGTCAGCGTCATCGGCTTCGACGACCTCCCCGAGTCCGCGTCCTTCCTCCCCCCGCTCACCACCATCCACCAGGACTTCGCAGAGGTGGGCCGCCTCTGCGTCGAGGGCGTCATCGGCAAGATGCGGCACGGCGACACCGCCCACGGCACCACGCTGGTCCCGACCCGGCTCGTACCGCGCGAGAGCACCGCCCCGCCGCGGACCGCCCGTGCGGCCGCCTCCCCCCGGTCAGGCTCCCACCAGGGCCAGTGA
- a CDS encoding glycoside hydrolase has translation MAHRTRKRSLLGIGVTALATGTVLAATALPAAPADPAAASVTVRPDPSYQQEKFEGWGTSLVWFANATGDYPPAIRERLAKLLFGDDGLALNIARYNIGGGNAPDVKDCLRAGGAVEGWWKAPAGTTREDVDWWDADDPADWNNKADKTQRWWVDRIKKDITHWETFSNSPPWFMTESGYVSGNFDAGKDQLKTESVDDFAEYLVGATERLEKAHGIKVDTLDPFNEPNTNYWGTKLGADGEPVGGRQEGAHIGPELQQKVISALGPTLEKSRTGAEISAMDETNPGTFATNWNSYPQEVRDLVGQMNVHTYGTSQRTTVRDLAKAADKPLWMSEVEGDWGDGQSFTDMRPGLGLAQRIVDDLRELEPRAWVFWQPVEDYDNMKPGGESAKGGNWGEIQLSFSCTSKDTLESCPIYTNTKFDTARNFTHYIKPGDRLIKTDDTSSTAAVSRKGDAATVVHVNSTTEAREVTLDLSKFGRISSRATVTPVVTSADGKLERQKAVRVTGKQATLTVPAQSVTSFLVKGVSGVAKDAAELRKGHTYRLTGVQSGKDLTIADNGTGLVIRSADASDPSGRQWRVEQISAGGSDNRKRYVLAEATEGKRLAVRDGALVAEPDEGRRDSAAQWIMSTTGDGTWTLVNAATGQLPDVGGQSTNEGAAVGVWQPNSGANQRWKVTDVTSASGAQAG, from the coding sequence ATGGCACACCGCACCCGTAAGAGAAGTCTCCTGGGGATCGGCGTCACGGCCCTCGCGACCGGGACCGTGCTGGCCGCCACCGCCCTGCCGGCCGCGCCCGCCGACCCGGCCGCCGCTTCGGTCACCGTCCGGCCCGACCCCTCCTACCAGCAGGAGAAGTTCGAGGGCTGGGGCACCAGCCTGGTCTGGTTCGCCAACGCCACCGGCGACTACCCGCCCGCGATACGCGAGAGGCTCGCCAAGCTCCTCTTCGGTGACGACGGCCTCGCGCTGAACATCGCCCGCTACAACATCGGCGGCGGCAACGCCCCGGACGTCAAGGACTGCCTGCGGGCCGGCGGCGCGGTCGAGGGCTGGTGGAAGGCCCCGGCGGGCACCACCCGCGAGGACGTCGACTGGTGGGACGCGGACGACCCCGCCGACTGGAACAACAAGGCCGACAAGACGCAGCGCTGGTGGGTCGACCGGATCAAGAAGGACATCACCCACTGGGAGACCTTCAGCAACTCCCCGCCGTGGTTCATGACCGAGAGCGGCTACGTCTCCGGCAACTTCGACGCGGGCAAGGACCAGCTCAAGACGGAGTCCGTCGACGACTTCGCCGAGTACCTGGTGGGCGCCACCGAACGCCTGGAGAAGGCGCACGGCATCAAGGTCGACACCCTCGACCCGTTCAACGAGCCGAACACCAACTACTGGGGCACCAAGCTCGGCGCGGACGGCGAGCCCGTCGGCGGCCGTCAGGAGGGCGCCCACATCGGCCCCGAGCTCCAGCAGAAGGTGATCAGCGCACTGGGCCCGACCCTGGAGAAGTCGAGGACCGGCGCGGAGATCTCCGCGATGGACGAGACGAACCCCGGCACGTTCGCCACGAACTGGAACTCCTACCCCCAGGAAGTGCGTGACCTCGTCGGCCAGATGAACGTCCACACCTACGGCACCAGCCAGCGCACCACCGTGCGCGACCTGGCCAAGGCGGCCGACAAGCCGCTGTGGATGAGCGAGGTCGAGGGCGACTGGGGCGACGGGCAGAGCTTCACGGACATGCGGCCCGGCCTGGGCCTGGCCCAGCGCATCGTCGACGACCTGCGTGAACTGGAGCCCAGGGCCTGGGTGTTCTGGCAGCCCGTCGAGGACTACGACAACATGAAGCCGGGCGGCGAGTCCGCGAAGGGCGGCAACTGGGGCGAGATCCAGCTCTCGTTCAGCTGCACCTCGAAGGACACGCTCGAAAGCTGCCCGATCTACACCAACACCAAGTTCGACACGGCCCGTAACTTCACCCACTACATCAAGCCCGGCGACCGGCTGATCAAGACGGACGACACCTCCAGCACCGCGGCGGTCTCCCGCAAGGGCGACGCGGCGACCGTCGTCCACGTCAACAGCACCACCGAGGCGCGCGAGGTCACCCTCGACCTGTCGAAGTTCGGCCGGATCTCCTCCCGCGCCACCGTCACCCCGGTGGTGACGAGCGCCGACGGCAAGCTGGAGCGGCAGAAGGCCGTCCGGGTCACCGGCAAGCAGGCCACGCTCACCGTGCCCGCCCAGTCCGTGACGTCGTTCCTCGTCAAGGGCGTGTCCGGGGTCGCGAAGGACGCGGCCGAACTGCGCAAGGGCCACACCTACCGGCTGACCGGCGTGCAGAGCGGCAAGGACCTCACCATCGCCGACAACGGCACCGGCCTCGTCATCAGGAGCGCCGACGCCTCCGACCCCAGCGGCCGGCAGTGGCGGGTGGAGCAGATCAGCGCCGGCGGCAGCGACAACCGCAAGCGGTACGTCCTCGCCGAGGCGACCGAGGGCAAGCGCCTCGCCGTCCGTGACGGTGCCCTGGTGGCCGAGCCCGACGAGGGCCGCCGCGACAGCGCCGCCCAGTGGATCATGTCGACGACCGGCGACGGCACCTGGACCCTCGTCAACGCCGCCACCGGGCAGCTCCCGGACGTCGGCGGACAGTCCACGAACGAGGGTGCTGCGGTCGGCGTGTGGCAGCCGAACTCCGGCGCCAACCAGCGGTGGAAGGTCACCGACGTGACGAGCGCCTCCGGCGCACAGGCCGGGTAG
- a CDS encoding SCO5918 family protein yields the protein MRCVIARFPFDLTKSEVEQSMSGVTPEPVVGLAVTIGRRVYPVMQVGEVITRQNRRDFTSGEMRRALTRLGFTCHDAPPAAPARDTRADESALGW from the coding sequence ATGCGTTGTGTCATCGCCCGATTCCCCTTCGACCTCACCAAGAGCGAGGTCGAGCAGTCGATGAGCGGCGTCACGCCCGAACCCGTCGTGGGCCTGGCCGTGACCATCGGCCGTCGCGTCTACCCCGTGATGCAGGTCGGGGAAGTGATCACCCGGCAGAACCGCCGCGACTTCACCTCGGGTGAGATGCGCCGGGCGCTGACCCGGCTGGGCTTCACCTGCCACGACGCCCCTCCGGCCGCGCCGGCCCGGGACACGCGGGCCGACGAGAGTGCGCTGGGCTGGTGA